GCGGACTCAGCAGACGATTGCGGGCACGTCCGTTCCTAAGGCAGAGGCGACGGCCCAGGCCATGCTGGCGCGGAACCGCACTGATGAGATCGTGGCAATTCTCAGCGCGCAGCCGGCCGTTGATTGAGCCCGGCCAAATCCCTGGAGAATGGGTCGCACAGACCCGTGAGGCAGAGGTCTAACCGTGTTTGACTTTCGTGCTGCCGCGACGGCGATTGGCGAGAATCTTACGTCCGTGGTGGGTCCGCGACCGAGCCCGGAACCCACTGACGCGTTTTTTCTTGATGTGACTCTTACGATGGTTTTCCATTGTCCTGTTCCAACCCAAGACCCACTGAACCGTACAGCCGAAACGCAGAAGTTTCGTGCCCTCGACTGTGATGCCCCGCGGATCTACGGCGTCGGAATCACAGTACCCAAGAGCATACCACAAATTGCCCGGACTGCAACACCCTTATGGTCCGGATCGACCATTTTTGTTCACGGAGCCCCGTCGGCCGCCGCCCCCCGGCCAGGAAGCCGGGTCCTGCTGGTAGAAGTCCTTCAACGCCCCGTACAGCTCGGGATGGACATTTCGCAGTTCGTGGGCCTTCTCGAAGAAGCACTCGGTCGCCACGGCAAAGAATTCGGCCTCGTCGGTCGCGCCGTAGTCGTCGAGGACCTGGGTAGGGCCGGCTCCAACGCTGCGTCGGAACGCATCGAAGTCGCGGCCCAGCGTCTCGGCCCAGGACGCAAAGCGGAATCGGTCGCGCAGGACCGGGGTGCTGTCTCCTCTGCCGGCGGCGCTGTCAAGCTGGTGGGCGAACTCGTGGAAGACGACGTTCTGGCCGCTGTGGATGTTGGCCGCCCCCCGCCGCACATCGGCCCATGAGAGCACAACCGCCCCGCGATGCCAGGACTCGCCCAGCCGCACGTCTTGGCCTTCGAGAACCACGTCGCCGATCACCTCCTGAACCCGCTCGGCCACATACTTCCGCGGGTAGACCAGTATCGACGTCAGGCCTGGATAGTAGTCGGTCTGGCGATGCAGCAGCAGGATGCACGCCTGGGCCGCGATGGTCACCCGGATCTCGTCGGTGATCTCCAGTCCGCCGCAGCCCTCGAACCGCTTCTCCGAAAGGAAGATCTGGACGTGCCGTCTTAGTTCCTGCTGGTCGTCTTCGGACAGAGACGCGCAGATCGGGACGTTCCTGGTGAGAATCGCCAGCCACCCGGGCGGAAAAGGCTGCCCCGCCGCCCTGGCACGTCGTCGTTTCTTGAATCCCAACATGTCCTTCTCTTGAAATCACGTGCGTTTGCGAGTACTTATATCACTTGTGATCGGGAAGGTGAAGCCCACACTACGTGGCAGGACCGTTCCCACGTCCAACGCATAAGAGAGCACGGCACAGATATGAACGACGCACCCATTCTTCTGACGGCGACGATCCCGGGCACCGGGGGCGTCATCAAAGCGAGACACGAGGACTTCTTCGTCGAGGAGTTGCCGCTGTATCCGGCGGCCGGCGTGGGCGACCACACGTACGCCGTGATCGAAAAGCGGGGCCTCGGCACGCGGGAGGCCATCGATCGGCTCGCCCGGGCGCTGAACGTCCAGCGGCGCGACATCGGCTCAGCCGGTCTGAAGGACACGCACGCCGTGACGCGGCAGTGGGTCTCCATCGAGCGGACGGACCCCGAGCGCGTACGCGGGCTCAGCGTCGCCGATATCCGTGTTCTCCACGTCACGCGCCACACCAACAAGCTCAAGCCGGGCCACCTGGCCGGCAACCGCTTCGCCATCAAACTCCGCAACCTTACGATGCCCCTGGACGAAGCGGCCCGCACGGCCGAGCAGGTGCTCGCCGTTCTGACGCAGAAAGGCGTACCGAACTACTTCGGGCCGCAGCGGTTCGGCAATCGCGTCGACAACCATCTCGTGGGCAAGGCGGTGATCGACAACGACGCCGAGCGGGCCATCGACCTGTTCATCGGCCGGCCCGATCCCCGGCTCGACAGCGACCTGATGCTTCAGGCCCGACAACTCTACGCGGACGGCCGATACCAGGAGTCTCTCGACGCCTGGCCCCGGCAGATTATGGAACGCCGTCGCATTCTCAAGGCCCTTGTGGTCAATCGCGGCAACAAGAAGCGGGCGTTCAAGGTCATGGACAAGCACCTCAAGGGTTTTTTCGTCTCCGCTTATCAGTCGTCGGTCTTCAATCGCGTGCTCACCGCGCGCATGCCCGAGATCGACAAAGTGCTGGTGGGCGACATGGCCTATAAGCACGACAACGGGGCATGTTTTCGCGTCGAGGACGCCGAGGCCGAACAGCCTCGCTGCGACCGCTTCGAGATCAGCCCGACCGGTCCCCTGATCGGCCAGCGCACGACGCACCTGGAAGGCCCGGCCGGTGCGATCGAAGACCCCATCCTCGAAGCCGAAGGACTGGGCGAGGATCAGTTCCGTCAGATGAAGAAGCTGGGCGCCCGGGGTGGCCGTCGGCCGTTGCGGTTCCAGCCACGCGAGGCGGCCCTCGCCACGGGAACGGACGATCTGGGCCCCTACCTCGAACTGCGATTCGAACTGTCCCCCGGCTGCTACGCCACGACCCTGCTGGCCGAGATCACCAAGAACCCCATCCCCGACGAACCGGGCGACCCGACCCAGGACGGTCCCGACGGCGCCGCACTGGACACGTAACAGAAGAACAGGCGAAGATCTCAGGGCGCAAACCGAATCGGCCGCGCCACGGACCCTGGTGGCAGCGGGTTCGTGCCGGCTCCAAACACCGGGAGCCCCCGGCCGACCCGGAGGCTCCTTCGATGCCTTGCTTCTGGACTCGTGCAGAACACCTGCTATTTCTTGGGCAGACGAATCATCAACAGCCTTGTCACGGCCTCGTCGCGAACGCGAAGCATGGCCCTTTCATCGGCGGAGGCTCCGTCGATCGCCTCTTCAAACTCTCGCACGCTGCGAACCGGCTTTCGGTTGACCTCCATGATGAGGGTCCCCGCTCGAATCCCCGCGTCGGCAGCCGGTGAGCCGGGCCGGACCTCCATCGCCACGACGCCCGCCAAATCCTCATAGCCCAGACGCGAAGCGAGTTCCTCGGTCAGCGTCTGAAGCGTCATCCCCAGGCTCTCCTGAACCGCCCTGCCGGCAGAACCCGCCACTCGCCGGCTTTCCGGCACCGCGTCCAAGACCGCCGTCAGCGCCGTCCGCTTGCCCTCTCGCATCACCACAATCTGGACTCGGCTGCCCGGCTTGTACATGGCGACACGGTTGCGGAAATCGTTCAGGCTGGTCACCGGCTCGCCCTCGAACTCCACCACGACGTCGTCGGGCTTGATCCCAGCCTTCTCGGCGGCCGAACCCTCAATGACGGTCGTGATCACCACGCCCCTGTCGTCATCGAGCTTGAAATACTCGCCCATGCCGGGCTCCAGGTCCGCCAGACTTACCCCCAGAAAGCCGCGCACCACTTCGCCGCTTTCCTTCAGTTGCGTATAGATGTCCCTGGCCATGTTGCTGGGAATGGCCAGACCGATTCCTACGTTGCCACCGGGCCCGATAATGGCCGTATTGATCCCCACCGCCTTGCCGTCCAGATTCAGAAGGGGGCCGCCCGAATTGCCCATGTTGATTGCGGCATCCGTCTGAATGAAGTCCTCATAATCGGCCACGCCGATACGGCTTCGGCCCTTGGCGCTGACGATTCCGGCGGTCACGGTATGGCTCAACCCAAAGGGATTGCCGATCGCGATCACCCACTCGCCGACTTCCAGCGTGCCGGAATCGGCCAGTTCGATATACGGAAGATCGGTCCGGTCGATCTTCACGACGGCCACGTCCGTTTCCGGGTCGGCGCCCACGATTTCAGCCGTCACCTTGCGCCCGTCCGACAACTGGACGGTCACGGTCTCGGCCCCTCCGACCAGATGGTTGTTCGTCAGAATGTACCCATCGGGAGAGATGACAAACCCGGACCCCTGCGAAACCTGACGAGACTCGGACTCGTCGCGACCCCGGGGGGCCTGCCGAGGACCGAAGAAATACCGGAACAGGTCGTCCTCAAACGGATCGGCGCCCGACCGGTCCCTCGAAAAACCGCGGCTCCTCACGGTCCTGGTGGCCTGGATCCCCACCACCCCAGGCGAAGCCTTATCGGCGATCGAGGCGAACGCCTTGCCCATCTGCCGCAGAGCGGCAATGCTTTGATCGTCGGCGGCCAGGGTTGAAACGGGAGCCAGCAGCACCAGAAGAACAACGAGCAGCGGTGCGCTGAGGAAGGCGCGTTTGCGAAATCCACCAAGTGTTTGTACGACCATAATCGACCTCCAGAACCTTCTGCCAAACGTATCGTAGCCCTTACTCCACTCGCCATCGCCCCCCACCTGGGCAGGAATTCATACGATTTTAGGCGGCGGTAGTTCAGGGCGTCAAACCCTTTTTCCCCGCCGCCGGCCAGGTCGGACCCGTTGGCTCCTTTTTCTTGTGAGTGCCGCAGTGGACATGGTATGATAGGGAAAGAATCTCCGTGGAAGAGGTGTTATGAAGGGCAAGTCCACATTGAGCCGGGGGGCCCCGCTGCATGGGGTGTGGCCACGTGCGTGGGCGCCGCCTGACATCAACCATCGTGCTTTGAAGGAGGACTGTCATGCGTGGAAAACTCTCTTATGTGCTCGTCCTGACTGCCGTTCTTGCCGCCGGCGATGTCAGTCGAGCGGGCATCCAGAAGTGGGAAGCGCTCGTGCGGGCCGCAGATCCCATTCACTGGTACCGGTTCAACGAGGAGCCGGGAACTACGACGGCACTTGACGAAGGCAGCGGCGGCCTCGAAGGGACCTATCGCGGTCTGGTGGAACTGGGCCAGGAAGGGCTTTTCGGACTCGGGCAGGCGGTGCGGTTCGAACGCGGCGGCCAAAACGACGTCATGTGGACCCAGGGCGGCAATGTCACCGGCGACGAGTGGACCGCCGAGTTCATCGTCATGATTATGAGCAGAACCGTCGCCCAGGCTCTCTCCGACAGCGGGGCCTTCTCCCTGCGTATCGTCGGCTGGGGTGTCGATGAAGAGGTCAGCTTCACCCAGTACGGCGTGATCGACGCGCGATTCACCGCAGTCGGAGGCGCCGATCTCGTCGCTCCCATCGAACAGTGGATTCACGTCGTCTATCGCAGGAGCGGCGGGCAGGTCCAGGTGTTCCTCGACGGCGTACTGGCAGGAGCGACATCGACGTTGATCGACTGCCCGATCGACAGCTTTGGCGGTCGCGCGGCCAGCGATTCGGACGGCATGGACGGGTTCATGGATGAGGCGGTCATCTACGACTATGCCCTGACGGACGCCCAGATTCTCGCGCATGCCACGGCCCCCCTGCTTCCCGACGTG
The nucleotide sequence above comes from Anaerobaca lacustris. Encoded proteins:
- the truD gene encoding tRNA pseudouridine(13) synthase TruD; this translates as MNDAPILLTATIPGTGGVIKARHEDFFVEELPLYPAAGVGDHTYAVIEKRGLGTREAIDRLARALNVQRRDIGSAGLKDTHAVTRQWVSIERTDPERVRGLSVADIRVLHVTRHTNKLKPGHLAGNRFAIKLRNLTMPLDEAARTAEQVLAVLTQKGVPNYFGPQRFGNRVDNHLVGKAVIDNDAERAIDLFIGRPDPRLDSDLMLQARQLYADGRYQESLDAWPRQIMERRRILKALVVNRGNKKRAFKVMDKHLKGFFVSAYQSSVFNRVLTARMPEIDKVLVGDMAYKHDNGACFRVEDAEAEQPRCDRFEISPTGPLIGQRTTHLEGPAGAIEDPILEAEGLGEDQFRQMKKLGARGGRRPLRFQPREAALATGTDDLGPYLELRFELSPGCYATTLLAEITKNPIPDEPGDPTQDGPDGAALDT
- a CDS encoding Do family serine endopeptidase; the encoded protein is MVVQTLGGFRKRAFLSAPLLVVLLVLLAPVSTLAADDQSIAALRQMGKAFASIADKASPGVVGIQATRTVRSRGFSRDRSGADPFEDDLFRYFFGPRQAPRGRDESESRQVSQGSGFVISPDGYILTNNHLVGGAETVTVQLSDGRKVTAEIVGADPETDVAVVKIDRTDLPYIELADSGTLEVGEWVIAIGNPFGLSHTVTAGIVSAKGRSRIGVADYEDFIQTDAAINMGNSGGPLLNLDGKAVGINTAIIGPGGNVGIGLAIPSNMARDIYTQLKESGEVVRGFLGVSLADLEPGMGEYFKLDDDRGVVITTVIEGSAAEKAGIKPDDVVVEFEGEPVTSLNDFRNRVAMYKPGSRVQIVVMREGKRTALTAVLDAVPESRRVAGSAGRAVQESLGMTLQTLTEELASRLGYEDLAGVVAMEVRPGSPAADAGIRAGTLIMEVNRKPVRSVREFEEAIDGASADERAMLRVRDEAVTRLLMIRLPKK
- a CDS encoding 50S ribosomal protein L34, whose protein sequence is MENHRKSHIKKKRVSGFRARSRTHHGRKILANRRRGSTKVKHG
- a CDS encoding zinc-dependent peptidase, translated to MLGFKKRRRARAAGQPFPPGWLAILTRNVPICASLSEDDQQELRRHVQIFLSEKRFEGCGGLEITDEIRVTIAAQACILLLHRQTDYYPGLTSILVYPRKYVAERVQEVIGDVVLEGQDVRLGESWHRGAVVLSWADVRRGAANIHSGQNVVFHEFAHQLDSAAGRGDSTPVLRDRFRFASWAETLGRDFDAFRRSVGAGPTQVLDDYGATDEAEFFAVATECFFEKAHELRNVHPELYGALKDFYQQDPASWPGGGGRRGSVNKNGRSGP